A region of uncultured Anaeromusa sp. DNA encodes the following proteins:
- a CDS encoding TnsD family Tn7-like transposition protein yields the protein MRMYFPKPYPDETVYSLLARYQVHAGSVVGEHTWKELFERRRLTIRMDLPAHLSIIAEWAGMDAQELLQKHTLFPFYAAFMSEARRKSLADEMIHGSGNKILYMSGHMAGGFSTHQNFRFCSLCVEKDRALLGEAYWHRIHQVQGVAVCSIHEVNLGEFPDTKALRSLEEVLYEPVNIDPEKKSKEVVGMVNDAVSLLEQENRIEMNFRAKCMARVKEMGLATLGTERICEEKIKAFFSMRCHEALLGMVGIHSVADMTRWLKSILHRERGLYHAPRCLVLIRILWGDLASFYQSDANWQPFGKGPWPCLNRMAEHYGKPVILRIKYKNQEPRKAIFRCELCGYTYMKKIDSPTRQNKLWWDEIVGVGNVWRQRVTELITTGGTTIKELAVQLQVHPDTIRKQLLKKTTLKTYPQLIEAKKLEDMRRKWLVLLEEYERLGVNALRKKHAALYTWLYRQDKDWLQRHIPRKAATSVIASEKVNWRIRDQLLAGQIKDAIYRELNSIEKPIRITATRMAKLVNAEAIVRMHLSKLPKTALLLNSCVETTQIFHVRKLQWAGRVLAENGIKITEWNLRKKAAVTRTIGSLEKEAIQAIIQANGGD from the coding sequence ATGCGTATGTATTTTCCTAAGCCATATCCAGATGAAACGGTTTATAGTTTATTGGCTCGGTATCAAGTTCATGCGGGAAGTGTAGTGGGAGAGCATACATGGAAAGAACTATTTGAACGGCGGCGTCTAACAATACGGATGGACTTGCCGGCGCATTTAAGCATCATAGCGGAATGGGCCGGGATGGATGCACAAGAACTGCTGCAAAAGCATACTCTATTCCCTTTTTATGCTGCGTTTATGTCGGAAGCAAGGCGAAAGTCACTTGCGGATGAGATGATACATGGAAGTGGCAATAAGATTTTATATATGAGCGGGCATATGGCTGGGGGATTTTCTACACATCAAAATTTCCGGTTTTGCTCGTTATGTGTAGAAAAAGATAGAGCGTTGTTAGGAGAAGCGTATTGGCACAGAATACATCAAGTTCAAGGAGTGGCAGTTTGTTCAATTCATGAGGTGAATTTAGGAGAATTTCCGGATACAAAGGCATTGCGATCCCTAGAAGAAGTATTATATGAACCGGTAAATATAGACCCTGAAAAGAAGAGTAAGGAAGTTGTAGGCATGGTTAACGATGCTGTGTCTTTGCTTGAACAAGAGAATCGAATAGAAATGAATTTTCGAGCGAAATGTATGGCCAGGGTAAAAGAAATGGGGTTAGCAACGTTAGGTACAGAACGGATTTGTGAGGAAAAAATCAAAGCGTTCTTTTCTATGCGATGCCATGAAGCGTTGCTTGGGATGGTTGGCATTCATTCGGTAGCAGATATGACTAGGTGGTTGAAAAGCATACTGCATAGAGAACGGGGGCTATACCATGCACCACGTTGCTTGGTTTTAATCCGAATTCTATGGGGGGATTTAGCCTCGTTTTACCAGTCCGACGCAAACTGGCAGCCTTTTGGAAAGGGGCCTTGGCCATGCTTAAACCGAATGGCGGAGCATTACGGGAAACCTGTAATTTTGCGAATAAAATATAAAAATCAGGAACCGCGTAAAGCTATTTTTCGGTGTGAATTGTGCGGTTATACATATATGAAAAAAATAGATTCGCCGACTAGACAAAATAAGCTATGGTGGGATGAAATCGTTGGAGTAGGGAATGTCTGGAGGCAACGCGTGACGGAGCTGATTACAACTGGAGGGACTACAATTAAAGAGCTTGCTGTTCAATTGCAAGTTCATCCAGATACAATACGCAAGCAACTACTTAAAAAGACGACTTTAAAGACATATCCTCAATTGATAGAAGCAAAAAAGCTTGAAGACATGCGGCGAAAATGGCTAGTTTTGCTTGAAGAATATGAGCGGTTAGGAGTAAATGCACTTAGGAAGAAGCATGCAGCTCTTTATACCTGGCTTTATCGACAGGATAAGGATTGGCTGCAGAGGCATATACCCAGAAAAGCGGCAACTAGTGTCATTGCCAGTGAAAAGGTGAATTGGCGTATACGGGATCAATTACTGGCTGGGCAGATAAAAGATGCGATTTACAGGGAGCTTAACTCAATTGAAAAACCGATTCGTATTACGGCAACACGAATGGCGAAATTGGTAAATGCAGAGGCTATAGTGCGGATGCATCTGAGCAAATTACCGAAGACGGCGCTTTTGCTGAACTCGTGCGTAGAGACTACACAGATCTTTCATGTGCGAAAACTGCAATGGGCCGGACGAGTTCTTGCGGAAAATGGTATCAAAATTACAGAATGGAATCTCAGGAAGAAAGCAGCTGTAACAAGAACGATTGGAAGTCTTGAAAAAGAAGCAATTCAAGCGATCATTCAAGCCAATGGAGGTGATTAA